In a genomic window of Micromonospora cremea:
- a CDS encoding Gfo/Idh/MocA family protein, translating into MPPTGVGIIGASTSGWASVAHVPAIAATPEFALRAVSTSRPSSAEVAAATYGVPAYHDHRDLIAHPGVDLVVVSVKVTEHFKLISAALNAGKMVYSEWPLGNGLAEAQQLADQAAKAEVRTVVGLQGRYAPEVRYARDLIRDGYLGRVLGTTMVGSGMVWGGEVADPGQAYWFDNANGATPLTSATLHALDPLHTVLGEFDSVAANLVVGRKQATITTDGTSVPVTVPDQVAVIGTLSGGAAASIFYRGGVSRGDNFRWEINGTDGDLVLTAGWGNMQVAELALAGGRGTDGAVKPLEVPASYLDGVPAEVSRSAAGSVARLYRQLAWDLADGTRTVPDFAHALGRHRLIDAIERASGTGTTQILA; encoded by the coding sequence ATGCCCCCGACCGGAGTCGGCATCATCGGCGCGAGCACCAGCGGGTGGGCCTCCGTCGCGCACGTGCCCGCCATCGCCGCGACACCCGAGTTCGCGCTACGCGCGGTCAGCACGTCCCGCCCCAGCAGCGCCGAGGTCGCGGCGGCGACGTACGGGGTGCCCGCGTACCACGACCACCGTGACCTGATCGCCCACCCCGGCGTCGACCTCGTCGTCGTGTCGGTGAAGGTCACCGAGCACTTCAAGCTCATCTCCGCCGCTCTGAACGCGGGCAAGATGGTCTACAGCGAGTGGCCGCTGGGCAACGGCCTGGCCGAGGCCCAGCAGTTGGCCGACCAGGCGGCGAAGGCCGAAGTCCGCACCGTGGTCGGCCTCCAGGGCCGCTACGCCCCCGAGGTCCGGTACGCCCGGGACCTGATCCGGGACGGGTACCTGGGCAGGGTGCTCGGCACCACCATGGTCGGCTCCGGGATGGTCTGGGGTGGCGAGGTTGCCGACCCCGGCCAGGCGTACTGGTTCGACAACGCCAACGGCGCGACCCCGCTCACCTCAGCCACCCTGCACGCTCTCGACCCGCTGCACACCGTGCTCGGCGAGTTCGACTCGGTGGCCGCGAACCTCGTCGTCGGGCGGAAGCAGGCGACGATCACCACGGACGGCACCAGCGTGCCGGTCACCGTGCCCGACCAGGTCGCGGTGATCGGCACCCTCTCCGGCGGTGCGGCCGCGTCCATCTTCTACCGGGGTGGCGTGTCCCGCGGGGACAACTTCCGGTGGGAGATCAACGGCACCGACGGTGACCTGGTGCTGACCGCAGGCTGGGGCAACATGCAGGTCGCGGAGCTGGCCCTGGCCGGCGGCCGAGGCACGGATGGCGCGGTCAAGCCGTTGGAGGTGCCGGCGTCCTACCTGGACGGCGTTCCGGCCGAGGTCAGCCGTTCCGCCGCGGGCAGTGTCGCGCGGCTCTACCGGCAGCTCGCCTGGGACCTGGCCGACGGCACTCGGACCGTTCCCGACTTCGCGCACGCGCTCGGCCGGCACCGGCTGATCGACGCGATCGAGCGGGCGTCCGGCACCGGCACGACCCAGATCCTGGCCTGA
- a CDS encoding ArsR/SmtB family transcription factor, translated as MVAISLSAGAVARIRFAVSCLWEVVASVRVLRDPGDHAVHLPWVRRVRPPLVEAGLVDPDGGLLWQLVPARPGYMADFVTPPPAGLIPDLAAELAALRDTPADTVRAHLDLYPGDRTPALAALYADPPAGLRRLTEEIEAYWRIALAPHWPRLRLLLDADITARARLLAEDGAAVLLNDLHRQVRWEDDTLLVAQRHCLAPDVADGPGLVLVPSVFVWPSVASVSAGDAPQLAYPARGLGTLWERPSGVPDALAAVLGHGRARLLTELTGPVSTTELARRSGMSPGGVSQHLTALRAAGLVATHRRGRTVLSARTDLAEALLSATG; from the coding sequence GTGGTCGCCATCAGCCTGTCGGCGGGTGCGGTCGCCCGCATCCGGTTCGCCGTCTCCTGCCTGTGGGAGGTCGTCGCGAGCGTCCGGGTGCTGCGCGACCCCGGGGACCACGCCGTCCACCTGCCCTGGGTACGCCGGGTCCGCCCGCCGCTGGTCGAGGCCGGGTTGGTCGACCCGGACGGCGGACTCCTCTGGCAGTTGGTGCCGGCGCGGCCCGGCTACATGGCCGACTTCGTCACCCCGCCGCCCGCCGGCCTCATCCCGGACCTGGCCGCCGAACTGGCCGCCCTGCGCGACACCCCGGCCGACACCGTCCGCGCGCACCTGGACCTGTACCCGGGCGACCGCACGCCGGCGCTCGCCGCCCTGTACGCCGACCCGCCGGCCGGGCTGCGCCGGCTGACCGAGGAGATCGAGGCGTACTGGCGGATCGCCCTGGCCCCGCACTGGCCGCGTCTACGGCTGCTGCTCGACGCCGACATCACCGCCCGCGCCCGCCTGCTCGCCGAGGACGGCGCGGCGGTGCTCCTCAACGACCTGCACCGGCAGGTCCGATGGGAGGACGACACCCTGCTCGTCGCGCAGCGGCACTGCCTCGCCCCGGACGTCGCGGACGGCCCGGGCCTGGTGCTGGTGCCGTCGGTCTTCGTCTGGCCGTCGGTGGCGAGCGTGTCCGCCGGGGACGCGCCGCAGCTCGCCTATCCCGCCCGCGGGCTCGGCACGCTCTGGGAGCGCCCGAGCGGCGTCCCGGACGCGCTGGCCGCCGTACTCGGTCACGGGCGTGCCCGGCTGCTCACCGAGCTGACCGGGCCGGTGAGCACCACCGAACTGGCCCGGCGTAGTGGGATGTCGCCCGGCGGCGTCTCCCAACATCTCACCGCGTTACGCGCGGCCGGCCTGGTGGCGACCCACCGGCGAGGCCGGACGGTGCTCAGCGCCCGCACCGACCTCGCCGAGGCGCTGCTCTCCGCGACCGGGTAG
- a CDS encoding isocitrate lyase/PEP mutase family protein: MSEHHTRAELFRSLHTPGSPLVLVNAWDAASARIVAAAGARAVATTSAGVAWSLGASDGDVLGRDAAVDLVRRVTALVSLPVTADIESGYGATPAEVGVTTRAVLDAGAVGVNVEDARRAAGPPLRDVPDQCARIGAVRGVADAAGLPLYVNARIDTFLSGAGDVEETVARATAYLAAGADGIFVPGVVDPVTIRALVQAVPAPLNVLAGPGAPAVGELARLGVARVSLGSSVAEAAYAVARRAADEALGAGTYGALADALDYGTLNALMR, encoded by the coding sequence GTGAGCGAACACCACACCCGAGCTGAACTGTTCCGATCCCTGCACACACCCGGGTCGCCGCTGGTCCTGGTCAACGCCTGGGACGCCGCGAGCGCCCGCATCGTGGCGGCCGCCGGCGCCCGCGCGGTGGCCACCACCAGTGCCGGCGTCGCCTGGAGCCTGGGGGCATCCGACGGCGACGTCCTCGGCCGCGACGCGGCCGTCGACCTGGTCCGCCGGGTCACCGCCTTGGTGTCACTGCCGGTCACCGCGGACATCGAGTCCGGGTACGGGGCGACGCCGGCGGAGGTAGGCGTGACCACCCGCGCCGTGCTCGATGCGGGTGCCGTCGGCGTGAACGTCGAGGACGCCCGGCGTGCGGCCGGCCCGCCGTTGCGCGACGTGCCCGACCAGTGCGCCCGGATCGGCGCGGTGCGGGGCGTGGCCGACGCGGCGGGGCTGCCGCTCTACGTCAACGCCCGGATCGACACGTTCCTCAGCGGCGCTGGGGACGTCGAAGAGACCGTGGCCCGGGCCACCGCCTATCTCGCCGCCGGCGCGGACGGCATCTTCGTGCCCGGGGTGGTGGACCCGGTGACCATCCGCGCGCTGGTGCAGGCGGTGCCGGCGCCGCTGAACGTGCTCGCCGGCCCGGGTGCGCCGGCGGTGGGGGAGCTGGCCCGGCTGGGGGTGGCCCGGGTGAGCCTCGGCTCGTCGGTCGCGGAGGCCGCGTACGCGGTCGCCCGCCGGGCGGCGGACGAGGCTCTCGGCGCGGGCACGTACGGCGCGCTGGCGGACGCGCTCGACTACGGAACGCTCAACGCGCTGATGCGGTGA
- a CDS encoding DUF6458 family protein → MGIGTSIFLIALGAILTFALDASVGGINLDVVGWILMAAGVLGLIMTTLIWGRRRGEVVTTSEQPVEYRRVEERRDIAPPL, encoded by the coding sequence GTGGGTATCGGCACCAGCATCTTCCTGATCGCGCTCGGCGCGATCCTCACCTTCGCGCTGGACGCGAGCGTCGGCGGCATCAACCTCGACGTGGTCGGCTGGATCCTGATGGCGGCCGGTGTGCTCGGCCTGATCATGACCACGCTGATCTGGGGTCGTCGTCGCGGCGAGGTGGTCACCACCAGCGAGCAGCCGGTCGAGTACCGCCGGGTCGAAGAGCGGCGGGACATCGCCCCGCCGCTGTGA
- a CDS encoding TetR/AcrR family transcriptional regulator translates to MTRRAAAIRLDALLRTACDVIVERGLANTRTADVAQAAGVSQALVFYHFATKERLLAQAFAYAVEQDLARLDVVTRSSAPPLTKLRRILKLYTPAGRATSWSMWIDGWSESLRTPELEKVSRRLDLRWREDLAAVISAGVAEGTFQCADPDGAAWRISAVMDGLAVQLAVHDRVISRRQFGEWVRLVTARELGLDLTDLE, encoded by the coding sequence GTGACGAGACGTGCGGCCGCGATCCGCCTGGATGCCCTGCTGCGCACCGCCTGTGACGTGATCGTTGAGCGCGGTCTGGCCAACACCCGGACGGCGGACGTGGCGCAGGCCGCCGGGGTCAGTCAGGCCCTGGTTTTCTACCACTTCGCCACCAAGGAACGGTTGCTCGCGCAGGCGTTCGCGTACGCGGTCGAGCAGGATCTGGCCCGGCTGGACGTGGTGACCCGATCCTCGGCCCCGCCGCTGACCAAGCTCCGCCGGATCCTCAAGCTCTACACACCGGCCGGGCGCGCCACCTCCTGGTCCATGTGGATCGACGGCTGGTCGGAGTCGCTGCGTACCCCGGAGCTGGAGAAGGTCTCCCGCCGGCTCGACCTGCGCTGGCGGGAGGACCTGGCCGCGGTGATCTCCGCCGGGGTCGCCGAAGGCACCTTCCAGTGCGCCGACCCGGACGGGGCCGCCTGGCGGATCAGCGCGGTGATGGACGGCCTGGCCGTGCAGCTCGCCGTGCACGACCGGGTGATCTCCCGCCGGCAGTTCGGCGAGTGGGTCCGCCTGGTCACCGCCAGGGAGCTGGGCCTGGACCTGACCGACCTGGAATGA
- a CDS encoding NADP-dependent oxidoreductase, with protein sequence MRAVGLLRYGGPDVLRVVDLPTPHAGPGEVRIRVRAAAVNPADTLIRAGATMVRLPDTGPLLPGLDIAGIVDEVGPDTSGALAPGDLVMAMINPTRPAGGGYAEWVVLPEYWVVPAPAGSSAAEAATLPMNGLTALRALDLLRLPPGSTLAVTGAAGAVGGYAVQLGRAAGHRVLADAAPGDADLVSALGADVPVARGPGVADRFREHAPDGVDAAVDAAVIGPELLPAVRDGGAVALLRGAPDPAELARAARPDVTLVPAFVHDYDGRRDKLDLLRRLAEEGALTLRVAGRFPPEEASRAHRLLEAGGVRGRLVIEF encoded by the coding sequence ATGAGAGCTGTGGGACTGCTGCGCTACGGCGGGCCGGACGTGCTGCGGGTGGTCGATCTCCCGACACCGCACGCCGGGCCCGGCGAGGTCCGCATCAGGGTACGCGCGGCCGCGGTCAACCCGGCGGACACGCTGATCCGGGCGGGCGCGACGATGGTCCGGCTCCCCGACACCGGCCCGCTCCTTCCCGGCCTGGACATCGCCGGCATCGTCGACGAGGTCGGTCCGGACACCAGCGGCGCGCTCGCCCCGGGTGACCTGGTGATGGCCATGATCAATCCGACCCGTCCGGCCGGCGGCGGCTACGCCGAGTGGGTGGTGCTCCCGGAGTACTGGGTGGTGCCCGCGCCGGCCGGCTCGTCGGCGGCCGAGGCGGCCACCCTGCCGATGAACGGGCTCACCGCCCTGCGCGCCCTGGACTTGCTGCGGCTCCCGCCCGGCAGCACCCTGGCGGTCACCGGTGCGGCCGGCGCCGTCGGCGGGTACGCCGTACAGCTCGGCAGGGCCGCCGGTCACCGGGTGCTGGCCGACGCGGCGCCCGGTGACGCCGACCTGGTCTCCGCGCTCGGCGCTGACGTGCCGGTGGCCCGCGGTCCCGGGGTCGCCGACCGCTTCCGCGAGCACGCTCCGGACGGCGTGGACGCCGCTGTCGACGCCGCGGTGATCGGCCCCGAGCTGCTGCCGGCGGTGCGCGACGGCGGCGCCGTGGCGCTGCTGCGCGGCGCGCCGGACCCGGCGGAGCTGGCCCGGGCCGCCCGCCCGGACGTCACCCTGGTGCCGGCGTTCGTGCACGACTACGACGGGCGCCGGGACAAACTCGACCTGCTTCGGCGGCTCGCCGAGGAGGGTGCCCTGACCCTCCGTGTCGCCGGCCGGTTTCCGCCGGAGGAGGCGTCCCGGGCGCACCGGCTCCTCGAGGCGGGCGGGGTGCGCGGCCGGCTGGTCATCGAGTTCTGA
- a CDS encoding TetR/AcrR family transcriptional regulator, whose protein sequence is MARTREFDLDAAVDAAMDVFRRKGYEGASIRDLAEATGLGSGSIYAAFGSKDGLYLAALDLYRQRYAAPLVEMLRSGNDAREVIREVFVGVVDDIAGDGQRLACLIVGASMERAHHDLRVAERLRSTTQSLELALYDLLAEGQLRGQISTDRSASDLASFLVTSLQGLRVMGAINPDRATLMRSAEVALSCLS, encoded by the coding sequence ATGGCACGTACTCGTGAGTTCGACCTCGACGCCGCAGTGGACGCCGCCATGGACGTGTTCCGGCGCAAGGGCTACGAAGGCGCCTCCATCCGGGACCTCGCCGAGGCGACCGGCCTCGGCAGCGGCTCGATCTACGCGGCGTTCGGCAGCAAGGACGGCCTCTACCTGGCCGCGCTCGACCTCTACCGGCAGCGCTACGCCGCACCACTGGTCGAGATGCTGCGCTCGGGCAACGACGCCCGCGAGGTCATCCGTGAGGTGTTCGTCGGCGTGGTGGACGACATCGCCGGCGATGGCCAGCGTCTCGCCTGCCTGATCGTCGGCGCGTCGATGGAGCGGGCGCACCACGACCTGCGGGTCGCCGAGCGCCTCCGCTCGACCACCCAGTCCCTGGAGCTGGCGCTCTACGACCTGCTCGCCGAGGGACAGCTGCGGGGTCAGATTTCGACCGACCGCAGCGCGAGCGATCTGGCCAGCTTCCTGGTGACCAGCCTCCAGGGCCTGCGGGTGATGGGTGCCATCAACCCGGACCGAGCCACGTTGATGCGCTCCGCCGAGGTCGCGCTCAGCTGCCTGAGCTGA
- a CDS encoding Acg family FMN-binding oxidoreductase, translated as MDIGYTSAHLRTAAVDAVRAPSLHNTQPWRLRLRGGGIEVLADPARRLPATDPSGWGVRIACGAALFNLRIALAVAGIPARVRLRPDPAEPDLLARLVPDVPRRPTPGEQSLHAAIPRRFSNRMPFWPNPVPADARWRLGEAARAEQCWLELLIGVSAVAAFGEIARGAHRVLERDPAYRSERERWLRQEPAPDGVPASAGGPLSEPQDVLPARGFGGRERAPGRDFEPEPLVGVLGSVGNTAVDQVVAGQALQRVLLTATDAGLSVSMLSQPIEVPTAREQLRLSLGRFGTPQMVLRIGYGQPGRPTPRRAVDEVLDLPVVPA; from the coding sequence ATGGACATCGGCTACACATCGGCCCACCTGCGGACCGCCGCCGTGGACGCGGTTCGGGCACCCTCCCTGCACAACACCCAGCCATGGCGGTTGCGGCTGCGCGGCGGCGGGATCGAGGTGCTGGCCGACCCGGCCCGGCGACTGCCGGCGACCGACCCGAGCGGGTGGGGTGTCCGCATCGCCTGCGGCGCGGCGCTGTTCAACCTGCGGATCGCGCTGGCCGTGGCCGGCATCCCGGCCCGGGTGCGGCTCCGCCCCGACCCGGCCGAGCCGGACCTGCTGGCCCGCCTGGTCCCGGACGTCCCGCGCCGGCCCACGCCCGGCGAACAGAGCCTGCACGCCGCTATCCCCCGCCGGTTCAGCAACCGGATGCCGTTCTGGCCGAACCCGGTGCCGGCCGACGCACGGTGGCGGCTCGGCGAGGCGGCCCGCGCCGAGCAGTGCTGGCTGGAGCTGTTGATCGGGGTGAGCGCGGTCGCCGCGTTCGGCGAGATCGCCCGTGGCGCGCACCGGGTGCTGGAGCGCGACCCCGCCTACCGGTCGGAACGCGAGCGGTGGCTGCGCCAGGAGCCCGCGCCGGACGGCGTGCCCGCCTCGGCCGGCGGCCCGCTGAGCGAGCCGCAGGACGTGCTGCCGGCGCGCGGCTTCGGCGGGCGCGAACGGGCCCCGGGGCGCGACTTCGAGCCGGAGCCGCTGGTCGGGGTGCTCGGCTCGGTGGGCAACACCGCCGTGGACCAGGTCGTCGCCGGGCAGGCCCTGCAACGGGTGCTGCTCACCGCCACCGACGCCGGGCTCAGCGTGTCGATGCTCTCCCAACCGATCGAGGTACCCACCGCGCGCGAGCAGCTGCGGCTGTCGCTGGGCCGGTTCGGCACGCCGCAGATGGTGCTGCGGATCGGGTACGGCCAGCCGGGCCGGCCAACTCCGCGCCGCGCCGTCGACGAGGTGCTGGACCTGCCGGTGGTGCCGGCCTGA
- a CDS encoding VOC family protein — translation MTCQLFAISFDASQPLGLARFWSGVLGRDIVDDPQDGVALLPGDDAGFRIRFLPTRERKVGQNRSHFDLTSTSPQDQQRTVARALGLGARHIDVGQRPDEDHVVLADPEGNEFCVIEPGNNFLADCGFIGALACDGSPDVGYFWSEALGWPLVWDQDQETAIRSPLGGPKITWGGPPLMPRTGKQRLHFDLAPPVHGDQQAEVERLLTLGATRVDIGQGDVSWVVLADPDGNEFCVLTPR, via the coding sequence ATGACCTGCCAACTGTTCGCGATCAGCTTCGACGCGAGCCAACCTCTGGGTCTCGCACGGTTCTGGTCCGGGGTCCTCGGTCGGGACATCGTCGATGATCCGCAGGACGGTGTCGCGCTCCTGCCCGGTGATGACGCCGGGTTCCGGATCCGCTTCCTTCCGACCCGGGAGCGGAAGGTCGGCCAGAACCGGTCGCACTTCGACCTGACGAGCACGTCCCCGCAGGACCAGCAGCGGACGGTGGCCAGGGCGCTGGGGCTCGGCGCACGGCACATCGACGTCGGCCAGCGCCCGGACGAGGATCATGTGGTGCTCGCCGACCCCGAGGGCAACGAGTTCTGCGTCATCGAGCCGGGCAACAACTTCCTGGCCGACTGCGGGTTCATCGGAGCGCTGGCCTGTGACGGTTCGCCGGACGTCGGGTACTTCTGGAGCGAGGCGCTGGGGTGGCCGCTGGTCTGGGATCAGGATCAGGAGACCGCGATCCGCTCACCACTCGGCGGTCCGAAGATCACGTGGGGTGGTCCGCCGCTGATGCCGAGGACGGGCAAGCAGCGACTGCACTTCGACCTCGCCCCGCCTGTCCACGGTGATCAGCAGGCCGAGGTCGAGCGTCTGCTGACCCTCGGGGCTACCCGCGTCGACATCGGCCAGGGCGACGTCAGCTGGGTGGTGCTGGCCGACCCCGATGGCAACGAGTTCTGTGTGTTGACGCCCCGGTAG
- a CDS encoding NAD-dependent epimerase/dehydratase family protein, with protein MRLLVLGGTGFVGGATVAEAVRRGWSVTVFNRGMHGSTPPGVHRLRGDRTAPDGLAALAGGEWDLVVDTWDSAPRAVRDAARALVATVPHYAYISSGSVYAPPVPAHVGEEAPTVEASADAVDGDYAECKAGGELAAIEVYGERALLVRAGLILGPGEDVGRLPWWLQRVARGGDVLAPGPVDLPVQYVDVRDLVGWTLDRAAEGVGGAFNVISRPGHTTMGELLDSVVSVTGSGATLRWTDPAPILAAGVVPWNDLPIWIPPRHEFRWLQERGVEKAYAAGLTCRPVTETVADTWRWLRAVGSVPPRAGKPRRFTGLDPAREAALLTA; from the coding sequence ATGAGACTGCTGGTGCTGGGCGGGACGGGGTTCGTGGGCGGGGCGACGGTCGCCGAGGCGGTACGCAGGGGCTGGTCGGTGACGGTGTTCAACCGGGGCATGCACGGGTCGACGCCGCCGGGCGTACACCGGTTGCGGGGTGACCGCACCGCGCCGGACGGCCTGGCGGCGCTGGCGGGCGGCGAGTGGGACCTGGTGGTCGACACCTGGGACAGCGCCCCGCGGGCGGTGCGGGACGCGGCCCGCGCGTTGGTCGCCACGGTCCCGCACTACGCCTACATCTCCAGCGGATCGGTCTACGCCCCGCCGGTGCCGGCGCACGTCGGCGAGGAGGCGCCCACTGTGGAGGCGAGCGCCGACGCCGTGGACGGGGACTACGCGGAGTGCAAGGCGGGCGGAGAGTTGGCCGCGATCGAGGTCTACGGCGAGCGGGCGCTGCTGGTGCGCGCCGGGTTGATCCTCGGGCCGGGTGAGGACGTCGGCCGGCTGCCCTGGTGGCTGCAGCGGGTGGCCCGGGGCGGTGACGTGCTCGCGCCCGGCCCGGTGGATCTGCCCGTGCAGTACGTCGACGTGCGCGACCTGGTCGGGTGGACGCTGGACCGCGCCGCCGAGGGGGTCGGCGGCGCGTTCAACGTGATCAGCCGCCCGGGGCACACCACCATGGGTGAGCTGCTGGACTCGGTCGTCTCGGTGACCGGCTCCGGCGCCACGCTGCGCTGGACCGATCCGGCGCCGATCCTGGCCGCCGGCGTCGTCCCCTGGAACGACCTGCCGATCTGGATTCCGCCCCGTCACGAGTTCCGGTGGTTGCAGGAGCGCGGCGTGGAGAAGGCGTACGCGGCGGGGCTGACATGCCGCCCGGTGACGGAGACCGTCGCGGACACCTGGCGCTGGCTGCGGGCGGTGGGATCGGTGCCGCCCCGCGCCGGCAAGCCGCGCCGGTTCACGGGGCTGGACCCGGCGCGGGAGGCGGCGCTGCTCACCGCGTGA
- a CDS encoding TIGR03086 family metal-binding protein: MDLLEAYRRSLAEFIDRVDQVGPGQWSDPTPCPDWDVRALVNHVVGEDRWSVPLLAGRTIDEVGGRFDGDQLGADPATMAREAAAQAEIAATHPGALDRTVHLSAGDTPADEYLQQLLAEHLVHGWDLAVAIGAEPRLDPDVVRVCARWFADRVDDYRDNDLVRAGVRVSDDDEQDLLLAAFGRDPDWVPGG; the protein is encoded by the coding sequence ATGGATCTGCTGGAGGCGTACCGCCGGAGTCTGGCCGAGTTCATCGACCGGGTGGACCAGGTCGGACCCGGCCAGTGGTCCGACCCGACACCCTGCCCGGATTGGGACGTGCGCGCGCTGGTCAACCACGTGGTCGGCGAAGACCGGTGGAGCGTGCCGCTGCTCGCCGGCCGGACCATCGACGAGGTGGGCGGCCGGTTCGACGGCGACCAGCTCGGTGCCGACCCGGCCACGATGGCGCGGGAGGCGGCCGCGCAGGCCGAGATCGCCGCCACCCACCCCGGCGCGCTCGACCGCACCGTGCACCTCTCCGCCGGCGACACCCCGGCCGACGAGTACCTCCAGCAGCTCCTCGCCGAGCACCTGGTGCACGGCTGGGACTTGGCGGTGGCGATCGGGGCCGAGCCCCGTCTGGACCCGGACGTGGTGCGGGTGTGCGCCCGGTGGTTCGCCGACCGGGTCGACGACTACCGGGACAACGACCTGGTCCGGGCCGGGGTGCGGGTGTCCGACGACGACGAGCAGGACCTCCTCCTTGCCGCCTTCGGCCGCGACCCCGACTGGGTGCCGGGCGGCTGA